From a region of the Actinopolymorpha singaporensis genome:
- a CDS encoding pyrimidine reductase family protein has translation MRILTTGPAEPARESADLTDDELAEIYRYPADQPWLRVNFVSSVDGAAQGPDGRSGTISGRPDRHVLALLRALCDVILVGAGTARAERYGPATIRPAFTALREKLGLAPTPPIAVVSHTLDLPDKLLADPRTVVITSRNCSPERRAALERRVDVAIAGESEVDVTAAVAALTDRGHRRILSEGGPSLFAELLARSLVDEVCLTQSPELLAGPAMRITHGPLLAEPTRLTLASLLEEDGFLFQRWLTGSHHETAG, from the coding sequence GTGCGCATCCTCACCACCGGTCCGGCCGAGCCCGCGCGGGAGTCCGCGGACCTGACCGACGACGAACTTGCCGAGATCTACCGCTACCCCGCCGATCAGCCCTGGCTGCGGGTCAACTTCGTCTCCTCGGTGGACGGTGCCGCGCAGGGACCCGATGGGCGGTCGGGGACGATCTCTGGACGGCCCGACCGGCACGTACTCGCCCTGCTGCGGGCGCTGTGCGACGTGATCCTGGTCGGTGCCGGCACCGCCCGCGCCGAACGCTACGGACCGGCGACCATCCGGCCCGCGTTCACCGCGCTGCGGGAGAAGCTCGGCCTCGCGCCCACCCCGCCGATCGCCGTGGTGAGCCATACCCTCGACCTGCCGGACAAGCTGCTGGCAGACCCGCGCACCGTCGTGATCACCTCCCGGAACTGCTCCCCCGAGCGCCGGGCCGCGCTCGAGCGGCGGGTCGACGTCGCGATCGCCGGCGAGTCCGAGGTGGACGTGACCGCGGCTGTCGCCGCGCTCACCGACCGGGGACACCGGCGGATCCTTTCCGAGGGCGGCCCGAGCCTGTTCGCGGAGCTGCTCGCCCGGTCGCTGGTCGACGAGGTGTGCCTCACCCAGTCGCCGGAGCTGCTGGCCGGGCCGGCCATGCGGATCACGCACGGGCCGCTGCTGGCCGAACCCACCCGGCTCACCCTGGCCTCCCTGCTGGAGGAGGACGGCTTCCTGTTCCAGCGGTGGCTCACCGGCTCGCACCACGAAACGGCAGGGTGA
- a CDS encoding polyphosphate kinase 2 family protein, with the protein MSRHDVAERLTEVLALPPGPVNLAKLPTDATPGFAGGKRAGKRALAELAPTVSDLQERLFAEGHTGGTRSLLLVLQGMDTSGKGGTLRHSVGLVDPQGVRITSFKAPTREELRHDFLWRIRRALPEPGYLGIFDRSHYEDVLVARVHELVPPETWMVRYDVINEFERELTGNGVTVVKCFLHLSKKEQKKRLTARLEDPTKYWKYNPGDVDERARWEDYQAAYAAALERTNTSAAPWYVVPADRKWYRNLAITKLLVERLSDLDPQWPPAEFDVQGELARLNRT; encoded by the coding sequence ATGAGCAGGCACGACGTGGCGGAACGGCTGACTGAGGTACTCGCCTTGCCGCCGGGACCGGTGAATCTGGCGAAGCTGCCCACTGACGCCACCCCCGGGTTCGCGGGCGGCAAGCGCGCCGGCAAGCGGGCGCTCGCCGAACTGGCACCGACGGTCTCCGACCTGCAGGAGCGGCTGTTCGCCGAAGGCCATACCGGCGGCACTCGCAGCCTGCTGCTCGTCCTGCAGGGGATGGACACCTCCGGCAAGGGCGGGACGCTGCGCCACTCGGTCGGCCTGGTGGACCCGCAGGGCGTGCGCATCACGTCGTTCAAGGCACCCACCCGGGAGGAGCTTCGGCACGACTTCCTGTGGCGGATCCGCCGGGCGCTGCCCGAGCCCGGCTACCTCGGGATCTTCGACCGCTCCCACTACGAGGACGTGCTGGTCGCCCGGGTGCACGAGCTGGTTCCGCCGGAAACCTGGATGGTTCGCTACGACGTCATCAACGAGTTCGAGCGCGAGCTCACCGGCAACGGCGTGACCGTTGTCAAGTGCTTCCTGCACCTGTCGAAGAAGGAGCAGAAGAAGCGGCTGACCGCGCGGTTGGAGGACCCGACGAAGTACTGGAAGTACAACCCGGGCGACGTGGACGAGCGCGCCCGGTGGGAGGACTACCAGGCCGCCTACGCCGCGGCGCTGGAGCGCACGAACACCAGCGCCGCACCGTGGTACGTCGTGCCGGCCGACCGCAAGTGGTACCGCAACCTCGCCATCACCAAGCTTCTGGTGGAGCGGCTGTCCGACCTGGATCCGCAGTGGCCGCCCGCGGAGTTCGACGTCCAGGGCGAACTCGCCCGGCTGAACCGCACCTGA
- a CDS encoding MarR family winged helix-turn-helix transcriptional regulator — protein sequence MTGHATTRPATMDREEATRLYLAIARLSRWMRRQGASQRGDLGHGGMSALATLTHAGPMRLGDLANREQVAPPTLSRVVATLESAGYAVRTSDPADRRASIVAATEEGQQIARGLRSLRTEALRSRVERLTPEQHDALVAALPALEALVGDDAA from the coding sequence ATGACAGGCCACGCGACGACACGACCCGCCACCATGGACCGGGAGGAGGCCACCCGGCTCTACCTCGCAATCGCCCGGCTGTCCCGCTGGATGCGCCGGCAGGGCGCGTCCCAGCGCGGTGATCTCGGGCACGGCGGAATGTCCGCTCTGGCGACGCTGACGCACGCCGGACCGATGCGGCTCGGCGACCTCGCCAACCGCGAACAGGTCGCACCACCAACCCTGTCGCGGGTGGTGGCCACCCTGGAGAGCGCTGGGTACGCCGTCCGCACGTCCGATCCGGCCGATCGCCGGGCGAGTATCGTGGCCGCCACCGAGGAGGGCCAGCAGATCGCCCGGGGGCTGCGCTCGCTGCGTACCGAAGCCCTGCGGAGCCGGGTCGAGCGGCTGACACCCGAGCAGCACGACGCGTTGGTCGCCGCGCTGCCCGCGCTGGAGGCTCTGGTGGGCGACGACGCCGCCTGA